In Deltaproteobacteria bacterium, one DNA window encodes the following:
- the cmr1 gene encoding type III-B CRISPR module RAMP protein Cmr1, which yields MSPRRALATDPKPTPGAKTTDVKSYNLRVITPIMGGGAQAQQSDDADPIRVPEIRGHLRFWWRALVGHRQRYCGTDGLAKLRADEAEIFGGTALGGDEESKESKVKLWVEWGNAPKKGVTIPAGVHEVNPNTHKPKPLPNWAFGAGAGYALFPLQRPSAELQGNAPVPTAKVRVGHNQQFATRFVEFTLHLDHSRLGAPAKADVEAAFRCWVLFGGIGARTRRGLGALMDIDRVPASAELGTATAFSEFTGRIGIGLPAVEETAHDWPTLEGARLRVGTQSFPDPYQAWKAAVTEFQKFRQAPDGRDAAPAGANHPGRSKWPEPNALRRLADGRGHKPANWAHPPHQNDDIFFPRADFGLPIIFKFKDDRNDPRKDEPANAMLTHEDTDRFGSPLIIRPFAFRNAQDQVRYCAMALVLNGVKPRQLVGDLVVKTQPGAHPGLPYRPTAAELHDRTKAARVAPMNAHHTGTAADNALDSFLTYFTAQQRAYRLVF from the coding sequence ATGTCCCCTCGTAGAGCCCTGGCGACAGATCCGAAGCCGACTCCGGGTGCGAAAACCACGGATGTGAAGTCGTACAACCTGCGTGTCATCACCCCCATCATGGGCGGCGGGGCGCAGGCGCAGCAGTCCGACGATGCCGATCCCATCCGCGTGCCCGAGATCCGCGGACACCTGCGTTTTTGGTGGCGCGCGCTGGTCGGCCACCGGCAGCGTTACTGTGGGACGGACGGCCTAGCCAAATTGCGGGCCGACGAGGCGGAGATCTTCGGCGGAACCGCGCTGGGCGGCGATGAAGAGTCGAAAGAGTCCAAAGTCAAGCTGTGGGTGGAGTGGGGAAACGCGCCGAAGAAGGGTGTGACGATTCCGGCCGGCGTGCACGAGGTGAATCCCAACACGCACAAGCCAAAACCCCTGCCGAATTGGGCATTTGGCGCGGGCGCGGGATACGCTCTCTTTCCTCTCCAGCGTCCGAGTGCCGAGCTTCAGGGAAACGCGCCCGTCCCCACGGCCAAGGTCCGCGTCGGTCACAATCAACAGTTTGCCACGCGGTTCGTGGAATTCACGCTGCATCTCGATCATTCACGGCTCGGCGCGCCGGCCAAGGCCGATGTCGAAGCCGCGTTTCGTTGCTGGGTGCTGTTCGGCGGCATCGGGGCGCGCACGCGGCGGGGGCTCGGCGCACTGATGGATATCGACCGCGTCCCCGCGAGCGCGGAACTCGGCACCGCCACCGCATTTTCGGAATTTACCGGTCGCATCGGCATCGGCCTCCCCGCGGTCGAAGAGACCGCTCACGACTGGCCGACGCTCGAAGGCGCGCGGCTGCGTGTCGGCACGCAGTCGTTCCCCGACCCCTATCAGGCGTGGAAGGCCGCCGTCACGGAATTTCAGAAGTTCCGGCAAGCGCCCGATGGCCGCGACGCTGCGCCTGCGGGAGCCAACCATCCCGGACGCAGCAAGTGGCCGGAACCGAATGCGCTGCGCCGGTTGGCGGATGGGCGCGGTCACAAACCCGCGAATTGGGCGCATCCGCCTCATCAGAATGACGACATCTTCTTCCCACGAGCGGATTTCGGGTTGCCGATCATCTTCAAGTTCAAGGATGATCGAAACGATCCCAGAAAAGACGAGCCGGCGAACGCCATGCTCACGCACGAAGATACCGATCGCTTCGGCTCTCCGCTCATCATCCGGCCCTTCGCGTTCCGCAATGCGCAGGATCAGGTGCGTTACTGCGCCATGGCGCTCGTGCTGAACGGCGTGAAGCCGCGGCAACTCGTCGGCGATCTCGTGGTGAAAACTCAGCCCGGCGCGCACCCGGGCTTGCCGTATCGCCCGACGGCGGCGGAGCTTCACGACCGCACCAAGGCTGCTCGCGTTGCGCCGATGAATGCACATCACACGGGCACGGCGGCGGACAACGCGCTGGATTCGTTCCTGACCTATTTTACCGCGCAGCAACGGGCCTACCGGCTGGTGTTCTGA
- a CDS encoding helix-turn-helix transcriptional regulator: MLARLAQGEASVKELATPFAMSQPAISKHLKLLERAGLVSVGHDGQRRPRRLVVAPLSEARACIERFREAFEQNFARLDVLLGELQQ; encoded by the coding sequence ATCCTGGCTCGCCTGGCGCAAGGCGAGGCCTCGGTGAAGGAGCTCGCCACGCCCTTCGCCATGAGTCAGCCGGCCATCTCCAAGCACCTCAAGCTGCTGGAGCGGGCCGGGCTGGTCAGCGTCGGACACGACGGTCAGCGTCGGCCGCGGCGGCTGGTGGTGGCGCCGCTCAGCGAGGCGCGCGCCTGCATCGAGCGCTTCCGTGAAGCCTTCGAGCAGAACTTCGCGCGGCTCGATGTCCTCCTCGGGGAGTTGCAGCAATAG
- a CDS encoding SRPBCC family protein — protein sequence MEKAEVSLPSDREVKVVRPFKAPRALVYRAYTEAALLRRWCVAEPGWSMPVCEMDARVGGSYRWRWRNEADGSEFGFSGVFKELEPGAKIVHTQFYDAGDTGIGMGDGDATVTVTMSESGDVTTVTTLIDFGNKQSCDDSMATGMTDGMEQSYQLLDEVLAGLPSSGDGARS from the coding sequence ATGGAAAAGGCCGAGGTCAGCTTGCCGAGTGACCGCGAAGTGAAGGTGGTCCGTCCATTCAAGGCACCGCGCGCGCTCGTGTATCGCGCCTATACCGAAGCCGCGCTGCTGCGCCGCTGGTGCGTCGCGGAGCCGGGCTGGTCGATGCCGGTCTGCGAGATGGACGCGCGGGTCGGTGGCAGCTACCGCTGGCGCTGGCGTAACGAAGCCGATGGCAGCGAGTTCGGCTTCAGCGGCGTCTTCAAGGAGCTCGAGCCGGGCGCCAAGATCGTCCACACCCAGTTTTACGACGCCGGCGACACCGGCATCGGCATGGGCGACGGCGACGCCACCGTCACCGTGACCATGTCCGAAAGCGGGGACGTCACCACCGTCACCACTCTCATTGACTTCGGCAACAAGCAATCGTGCGACGACTCGATGGCCACCGGCATGACCGACGGCATGGAGCAGAGCTACCAGTTGCTGGACGAGGTGCTGGCCGGCCTGCCCAGCAGCGGCGACGGGGCGCGCTCCTAG